Proteins co-encoded in one Cataglyphis hispanica isolate Lineage 1 chromosome 4, ULB_Chis1_1.0, whole genome shotgun sequence genomic window:
- the LOC126848845 gene encoding GTP-binding protein 1 yields MSGTGPIISQTIARLPEKEHESISIVDYSSVRGKNVLVSPSEDQYELLLRRLKERIQDGGSETIFEIGVAEDGTEGGLKEDEYDASVATLQSLAATLEADCVLLRQIKADHGLTGQYLVRRRLDRQDFLEIRVAVVGNVDAGKSTLLGVLTHGELDNGRGLARQKLFRHKHEAETGRTSSVGNDILGFDSVGNVVNKPEHGSLDWVKICEKSSKVITFIDLAGHERYLKTTVFGMTGHAPDFGMLMIGANAGIVGMTKEHLGLALALSVPVFVVVTKIDMCPPNVLQENLKLLIRILKSPGCRKVPVTVKTPDDVVISATNFVSERLCPIFQVSNVSGENLNLLKMFLNLLTARITSHDDEPAEFQIDDTYSVPGVGTVVSGTTLKGIIKLNDTLLLGPDPLGRFTPITVKSIHRKRMPVREVRGGQTASFALKKIKRSHIRKGMVMVAPALNPQASWEFEGEILVLHHPTTISSRYQAMVHCGSIRQTASILSMSQDCLRTGDKALVHFRFIKHPEYIKPGQRMVFREGRTKAVGNVVKLIPHSNNTTMQTSRINKPNKASQARQNTNIQALEITETDSIIEEQTAKQENMPQKSGLNQSKKSRGRRGGRSHAINSIQPLTEQNPPAKL; encoded by the exons ATGTCGGGCACTGGACCAATCATATCGCAAACTATTGCTCGTCTACCAGAGAAGGAGCATGAATCTATCTCGATTGTAGATTACTCCAGTGTCAGGGGAAAG aaTGTCTTGGTCAGTCCATCCGAGGATCAGTATGAACTATTGCTAAGAAGATTGAAAGAAAGGATTCAGGATGGAGGCAGCGAGACAATCTTTGAGATTGGTGTTGCTGAAG ATGGAACTGAAGGTGGATTAAAGGAAGACGAGTATGATGCATCAGTTGCTACTTTACAATCCCTTGCTGCAACATTGGAAGCAGATTGTGTACTTTTACGCCAAATTAAAGCAGATCACGGACTTACGGGACAATATCTAGTGAGGAGACGTCTAGATCGACAAGATTTCTTAGAGATCAG ggTTGCTGTTGTTGGTAATGTGGATGCTGGTAAATCGACGCTATTGGGAGTACTGACTCATGGCGAACTTGACAATGGACGAGGCCTGGCACGTCAAAAGTTATTCCGTCATAAGCACGAGGCTGAAACTGGCCGGACCAGCTCAGTTGGAAATGACATACTCGGATTTGATAGCGTCG GTAATGTAGTTAATAAACCTGAGCATGGATCGCTAGATTGGGTGAAAATATGTGAGAAATCCTCTAAAGTAATAACGTTCATCGATCTTGCCGGACATGAGAGATACTTAAAAACAACTGTCTTCGGAATGACGGGACACGCTCCAGACTTTG gtATGTTAATGATTGGAGCGAATGCCGGTATTGTGGGAATGACTAAGGAACATTTGGGCCTTGCTTTAGCGTTGTCTGTACCGGTATTCGTCGTCGTGACAAAAATCGACATGTGCCCACCGAATGTCCTGCAGGAAAATTTGAAGTTGTTGATAAGAATTCTGAAATCTCCTGGCTGTAGAAAAGTCCCGGTTACAGTTAAGACACCTGATGATGTAGTAATTAGCGCCACGAATTTTGTTTCAGAACG attGTGTCCAATTTTTCAAGTATCTAACGTGTCCggtgaaaatttaaatcttctcAAGATGTTTCTCAACTTGCTGACTGCAAGGATTACTAGTCACGATGATGAACCTGCAGAATTTCAAATCGACGATACATACTCTGTACCG gGAGTCGGTACAGTGGTATCTGGTACAACTTTGAAAggtattataaagttaaacgATACCTTACTATTAGGGCCCGATCCGTTGGGTCGGTTCACGCCTATAACTGTCAAAAGTATCCACCGAAAGAGGATGCCGGTTCGCGAAGTCAGGGGCGGACAGACTGCTAGTTTCGCCCTGAAGAAGATTAAACGATCACATATTCGCAAGGGAATGGTAATGGTCGCACCCGCACTCAATCCACAGGCTAGTTGGGAATTCGAAGGTGAAATTTTAGTGTTACATCATCCTACAACAATCAGTTCACGCTATCAGGCAATGg taCATTGTGGCAGCATAAGGCAAACTGCTTCTATATTATCCATGTCCCAGGATTGTTTGAGAACGGGTGACAAAGCCCTAGTGCATTTTAGGTTTATCAAACACCCTGAGTATATAAAACCTGGACAAAGAATGGTATTTAGAGAAGGTCGTACTAAAGCAGTAGGAAATGTAGTGAAACTTATACCGCATTCAAATAATACTACTATGCAAACATCGAGAATTAATAAGCCGAACAAAGCATCGCAAGCTCGACAAAACACAAATATACAG GCTTTAGAAATAACCGAAACTGACTCGATTATCGAGGAACAAACGGCCAAACAAGAAAATATGCCGCAAAAATCTGGTTTAAATCAGAGTAAGAAAAGTAGAGGTcgaagaggaggaagatcTCATGCAATCAACAGTATTCAGCCTTTAACAGAACAAAACCCTCCTGCAAAATTGTAA